One window of Cervus elaphus chromosome 2, mCerEla1.1, whole genome shotgun sequence genomic DNA carries:
- the LOC122705011 gene encoding olfactory receptor 8D2: MTTLNHSSVSEFILEGLTKRPELQLPLFLLFLGIYVVTVVGNLGMIFLIAISSQLHSPMYYFLSHLSFIDLCYSSVITPKMLVSFVLEKNVISFQECMAQLYFFLIFVIAEGYLLTAMAYDRYVAICSPLLYNIIMSHRVCSIMMGVVYSLGLFGATVHTTHMSMLSFCGSHVISHYFCDILPLLSLSCSSTHVNEILLFIIGGVNTLAPTLAVLISYAFIFSSILHIHSIKGRSKAFGTCSSHLMAVVIFFGSITFMYFKPPLSNTMEQEKVSSIFYTTVIPMLNPLIYSLRNKDVKNALRKVLRGK, from the coding sequence ATGACTACTTTAAATCATTCTTCAGTGAGTGAATTTATCCTTGAAGGGTTAACAAAACGCCCAGAGCTTCAGTTGCCACTCTTCCTCCTGTTCCTTGGAATCTATGTAGTCACCGTGGTGGGGAACCTGGGCATGATCTTCTTAATCGCTATCAGTTCTCAACTTCACTCTCCAATGTACtattttctcagccatttgtcaTTCATTGACCTCTGCTACTCCTCTGTCATTACTCCAAAGATGCTGGTGAGTTTTGTGTTAGAGAAGAATGTTATTTCCTTCCAGGAATGCATGGCTCAGCTTTACTTCTTCCTTATTTTTGTAATAGCAGAAGGTTATCTTCTGACTGCCATGGCATATGATCGTTACGTTGCAATCTGCAGCccactgctttacaatattatcaTGTCCCACAGGGTCTGTTCCATAATGATGGGTGTAGTATATTCACTGGGCTTGTTTGGGGCCACCGTTCATACTACCCACATGTCAATGTTGTCCTTCTGTGGGTCTCATGTTATCAGTCATTATTTTTGTGATATTCTTCCCTTGTTGAGTCTCTCCTGCTCCAGCACCCATGTTAATGAGATACTATTGTTTATTATTGGAGGAGTTAATACCTTGGCACCGACACTGGCTGTACTCATCTCTTATGCTTTCATCTTCTCTAGTATCCTCCATATTCACTCCATCAAGGGAAGGTCCAAAGCCTTTGGCACTTGTAGCTCCCATCTCATGGCTGTGGTTATCTTTTTCGGGTCTATAACATTCATGTATTTCAAGCCTCCTTTGAGCAATACTATGGAGCAGGAGAAAGTGTCCTCCATATTCTACACCACCGTgatccccatgctgaaccccttgATCTACAGTTTAAGGAACAAGGATGTGAAGAATGCACTGAGGAAGGTGCTTAGGGGAAAGTAG